One region of Heterodontus francisci isolate sHetFra1 unplaced genomic scaffold, sHetFra1.hap1 HAP1_SCAFFOLD_61, whole genome shotgun sequence genomic DNA includes:
- the LOC137363451 gene encoding histone H2A-like: MSGRGKTGGKARAKAKSRSSRAGLQFPVGRVHRLLRKGNYAERVGAGAPVYLAAVLEYLTAEILELAGNEARDNKKSRIIPRHLQLAVRNDEELNRLLGGVTIAQGGVLPNIQAVLLPKKTSAQSSQKK, translated from the coding sequence atgtctggaagaggaaagaccggcggcaaagctcgggccaaggccaagtctcggtcTTCCCGGgccggactgcagttcccggtgggccgtgttcacaggctcttgagaaagggcaactatgctgagcgtgtgggtgccggagccccggtctatttggctgctgtgctcgagtatctgactgctgaaatcctcgagctggccgggaacgaggcccgggacaacaagaagagccgcatcatccccagacacctgcagctggccgtccgcaacgatgaggagctcaacaggttgctggggggagtgactattgctcagggcggggtgctgcctaatatccaggccgtgctgctgcccaagaaaaccagcgctcagagctcccagaaaaagtaa